From Nicotiana tabacum cultivar K326 chromosome 15, ASM71507v2, whole genome shotgun sequence, the proteins below share one genomic window:
- the LOC107807675 gene encoding rhodanese-like/PpiC domain-containing protein 12, chloroplastic, producing the protein MLRVSSLHIPPTTGSPAHFALSFWKITSPLTPTSRKLSAFTRLALLHSRTLLPNSRYNIQFPSFKRVSTMLGQGHTCSKFITASYSAGSGPGGGREILVQHLLVKEDDQKLLLELLKRTAEGEDLSDLAVQYSLCPSKEEGGMLGWVRKGQMVPEFEEAAFGAPLNKVVKCKTKFGWHLLQVLSEREESVLEHIQPNEFHVKLQDPSFLEEAQLIDVREPEEVAQASLPGFQVLPLRQFGSWGPEITTKFDPQKDTYVLCHHGMRSLQVAKWLQTQGFRKVFNIAGGINEYAVKVDPSIPTY; encoded by the exons ATGTTGAGAGTTTCTTCATTGCATATTCCACCAACAACTGGATCGCCTGCTCATTTCGCTCTCTCTTTCTGGAAAATCACATCGCCGTTAACTCCAACTTCTCGTAAATTATCAGCATTTACCCGTTTAGCGTTACTTCACTCGAGAACCCTGTTACCCAATTCGCGTTACAATATCCAGTTTCCCAGCTTTAAAAGGGTGTCAACTATGTTGGGTCAAGGTCATACTTGTTCTAAATTTATTACAG CCTCATATAGTGCTGGAAGTGGTCCTGGAGGCGGTCGAGAGATATTAGTACAGCATTTACTTGTCAAAGAAGATGACCAGAAGCTTTtacttgagcttctgaaaagaACTGCAGAAG GAGAGGATCTAAGTGATCTGGCCGTTCAGTATTCTCTTTGTCCATCAAAAGAAGAAGGGGGAATGCTTGGCTGGGTGAGAAAAGGGCAAATG GTACCAGAATTCGAAGAAGCTGCATTTGGTGCACCACTGAATAAGGTTGTAAAGTGTAAAACTAAGTTTGGATGGCATTTATTGCAAGTTCTATCTGAGAG GGAGGAATCTGTACTTGAACACATCCAACCAAACGAGTTTCATGTGAAGCTGCAAGATCCATCTTTCCTGGAAGAGGCTCAATTGATTGATGTTCGAGAACCAGAGGAAGT GGCCCAGGCTTCTTTACCAGGATTTCAGGTTCTTCCCCTTCGCCAATTTGGAAGCTGGGGACCAGAAATAACAACTAAGTTTGATCCTCAAAAGGACACATATGTCTTG TGTCATCATGGCATGAGATCACTACAAGTCGCCAAGTGGTTGCAGACACAG GGATTCAGGAAAGTATTTAACATTGCTGGAGGAATCAACGAATATGCTGTCAAAGTTGATCCATCGATCCCAACTTACTGA
- the LOC107807676 gene encoding protein CLT3, chloroplastic isoform X3, producing the protein MLSLPKTPFVAVGLLEALAAASGMAAGAILSGATIPILSQSFLVWQLLLSFIFLGRRYSLNQLFGCFLVAVGVIITVASGSSAGSLVEAGIFWSLLMIVSFLFQAADTVLKEVIFLDAAKRLKVGTVDLFVVNSYGSAYQAVFICLLLPFLSKLWGVPFTQLPNYLRDGAACFLNIGTLSGGCDGAPLLPLLFIIVNMGFNISLLHLLQISSAVVSCLASTVSVPISVFLFTLPLPYLGVASSLPPGFVAGAIILVLGMLIYTWRPLNRLNNQGVDNCHC; encoded by the exons ATGCTTTCCCTTCCAAAAACTCCATTTGTTGCTGTTGGTCTATTAGAGGCTCTTGCCGCTGCGTCTGGCATGGCTGCTGGAG CTATTCTTTCGGGGGCCACAATTCCAATACTCTCCcag AGTTTTCTTGTCTGGCAACTTCTCCTGTCTTTTATTTTCCTCGGGAGAAGATATAGTCTCAACCAGTTGTTTGGGTGCTTTCTCGTGGCTGTTGGTGTTATCATAACTGTAGCAAG TGGATCTAGTGCTGGTTCTTTGGTGGAAGCTGGAATATTTTGGAGTCTTTTGATGATAGTTTCCTTTTTGTTCCAAGCTGCAGATACTGTCTTAAAG GAAGTAATATTCTTGGATGCTGCTAAAAGACTGAAG GTAGGTACTGTTGATCTGTTTGTCGTGAACTCCTATGGATCCGCTTACCAG GCAGTTTTTATATGCCTtctcctcccatttttgtcgaagttatggggtgttccattTACTCAACTGCCAAACTACCTTAGAGATGGTGCTGCATGCTTTTTGAACATCGGCACATTATCCGGTG GGTGTGATGGTGCACCTCTTTTACCGCTGCTGTTTATCATTGTAAACATGGGTTTCAATATTTCATTGTTACACCTGCTTCAGATTTCCTCTGCTGTGGTATCTTGTCTCGCGTCAACAGTTTCAG TACCAATATCCGTCTTTTTATTCACATTGCCATTACCATATCTTGGAGTTGCGTCCTCCCTCCCGCCTGGTTTTGTAGCAGGAGCCATCATCCTTGTTCTGGGAATGCTTATTTATACTTGGAGACCATTAAATCGCCTAAATAATCAGGGAGTTGATAACTGCCACTGTTAA
- the LOC107807676 gene encoding protein CLT3, chloroplastic isoform X2: MSICRRIITGELSSPVSRHVPATKLPARSPVHYVNFNHRPAIISRSTTTKCYVIEAVESAVVLRRGVGGGGNGKWRRWCAVGDQVVEINDSRKSRDQTAEIMVAATATVVLGVGNRVLYKLALVPLKNYPFFLAQLATFGYVLVYFTILYLRYHAGKVTDEMLSLPKTPFVAVGLLEALAAASGMAAGAILSGATIPILSQSFLVWQLLLSFIFLGRRYSLNQLFGCFLVAVGVIITVASGSSAGSLVEAGIFWSLLMIVSFLFQAADTVLKEVIFLDAAKRLKLWGVPFTQLPNYLRDGAACFLNIGTLSGGCDGAPLLPLLFIIVNMGFNISLLHLLQISSAVVSCLASTVSVPISVFLFTLPLPYLGVASSLPPGFVAGAIILVLGMLIYTWRPLNRLNNQGVDNCHC; encoded by the exons ATGTCGATTTGTCGCCGGATAATCACCGGCGAATTGTCGTCGCCGGTGAGCCGTCATGTTCCGGCAACAAAACTTCCAGCTCGGTCACCGGTTCATTATGTTAACTTCAATCACCGGCCGGCAATCATCAGCAGATCAACGACGACGAAATGTTACGTAATTGAGGCAGTGGAATCCGCCGTCGTACTCCGTCGCGGCGTCGGCGGAGGCGGGAATGGGAAGTGGAGGAGGTGGTGTGCGGTGGGAGATCAGGTGGTGGAGATTAATGATAGCCGGAAAAGTAGAGATCAGACGGCGGAGATAATGGTTGCAGCGACGGCTACGGTGGTGCTAGGTGTAGGGAATCGGGTGCTTTACAAGCTGGCTTTAGTTCCTTTGAAGAACTATCCTTTCTTCCTGGCTCAGCTCGCCACTTTTGG ATATGTACTCGTATACTTCACTATCTTATATCTTCGGTATCATGCTGGCAAGGTCACTGATGAAATGCTTTCCCTTCCAAAAACTCCATTTGTTGCTGTTGGTCTATTAGAGGCTCTTGCCGCTGCGTCTGGCATGGCTGCTGGAG CTATTCTTTCGGGGGCCACAATTCCAATACTCTCCcag AGTTTTCTTGTCTGGCAACTTCTCCTGTCTTTTATTTTCCTCGGGAGAAGATATAGTCTCAACCAGTTGTTTGGGTGCTTTCTCGTGGCTGTTGGTGTTATCATAACTGTAGCAAG TGGATCTAGTGCTGGTTCTTTGGTGGAAGCTGGAATATTTTGGAGTCTTTTGATGATAGTTTCCTTTTTGTTCCAAGCTGCAGATACTGTCTTAAAG GAAGTAATATTCTTGGATGCTGCTAAAAGACTGAAG ttatggggtgttccattTACTCAACTGCCAAACTACCTTAGAGATGGTGCTGCATGCTTTTTGAACATCGGCACATTATCCGGTG GGTGTGATGGTGCACCTCTTTTACCGCTGCTGTTTATCATTGTAAACATGGGTTTCAATATTTCATTGTTACACCTGCTTCAGATTTCCTCTGCTGTGGTATCTTGTCTCGCGTCAACAGTTTCAG TACCAATATCCGTCTTTTTATTCACATTGCCATTACCATATCTTGGAGTTGCGTCCTCCCTCCCGCCTGGTTTTGTAGCAGGAGCCATCATCCTTGTTCTGGGAATGCTTATTTATACTTGGAGACCATTAAATCGCCTAAATAATCAGGGAGTTGATAACTGCCACTGTTAA
- the LOC107807676 gene encoding protein CLT3, chloroplastic isoform X1 has protein sequence MSICRRIITGELSSPVSRHVPATKLPARSPVHYVNFNHRPAIISRSTTTKCYVIEAVESAVVLRRGVGGGGNGKWRRWCAVGDQVVEINDSRKSRDQTAEIMVAATATVVLGVGNRVLYKLALVPLKNYPFFLAQLATFGYVLVYFTILYLRYHAGKVTDEMLSLPKTPFVAVGLLEALAAASGMAAGAILSGATIPILSQSFLVWQLLLSFIFLGRRYSLNQLFGCFLVAVGVIITVASGSSAGSLVEAGIFWSLLMIVSFLFQAADTVLKEVIFLDAAKRLKVGTVDLFVVNSYGSAYQAVFICLLLPFLSKLWGVPFTQLPNYLRDGAACFLNIGTLSGGCDGAPLLPLLFIIVNMGFNISLLHLLQISSAVVSCLASTVSVPISVFLFTLPLPYLGVASSLPPGFVAGAIILVLGMLIYTWRPLNRLNNQGVDNCHC, from the exons ATGTCGATTTGTCGCCGGATAATCACCGGCGAATTGTCGTCGCCGGTGAGCCGTCATGTTCCGGCAACAAAACTTCCAGCTCGGTCACCGGTTCATTATGTTAACTTCAATCACCGGCCGGCAATCATCAGCAGATCAACGACGACGAAATGTTACGTAATTGAGGCAGTGGAATCCGCCGTCGTACTCCGTCGCGGCGTCGGCGGAGGCGGGAATGGGAAGTGGAGGAGGTGGTGTGCGGTGGGAGATCAGGTGGTGGAGATTAATGATAGCCGGAAAAGTAGAGATCAGACGGCGGAGATAATGGTTGCAGCGACGGCTACGGTGGTGCTAGGTGTAGGGAATCGGGTGCTTTACAAGCTGGCTTTAGTTCCTTTGAAGAACTATCCTTTCTTCCTGGCTCAGCTCGCCACTTTTGG ATATGTACTCGTATACTTCACTATCTTATATCTTCGGTATCATGCTGGCAAGGTCACTGATGAAATGCTTTCCCTTCCAAAAACTCCATTTGTTGCTGTTGGTCTATTAGAGGCTCTTGCCGCTGCGTCTGGCATGGCTGCTGGAG CTATTCTTTCGGGGGCCACAATTCCAATACTCTCCcag AGTTTTCTTGTCTGGCAACTTCTCCTGTCTTTTATTTTCCTCGGGAGAAGATATAGTCTCAACCAGTTGTTTGGGTGCTTTCTCGTGGCTGTTGGTGTTATCATAACTGTAGCAAG TGGATCTAGTGCTGGTTCTTTGGTGGAAGCTGGAATATTTTGGAGTCTTTTGATGATAGTTTCCTTTTTGTTCCAAGCTGCAGATACTGTCTTAAAG GAAGTAATATTCTTGGATGCTGCTAAAAGACTGAAG GTAGGTACTGTTGATCTGTTTGTCGTGAACTCCTATGGATCCGCTTACCAG GCAGTTTTTATATGCCTtctcctcccatttttgtcgaagttatggggtgttccattTACTCAACTGCCAAACTACCTTAGAGATGGTGCTGCATGCTTTTTGAACATCGGCACATTATCCGGTG GGTGTGATGGTGCACCTCTTTTACCGCTGCTGTTTATCATTGTAAACATGGGTTTCAATATTTCATTGTTACACCTGCTTCAGATTTCCTCTGCTGTGGTATCTTGTCTCGCGTCAACAGTTTCAG TACCAATATCCGTCTTTTTATTCACATTGCCATTACCATATCTTGGAGTTGCGTCCTCCCTCCCGCCTGGTTTTGTAGCAGGAGCCATCATCCTTGTTCTGGGAATGCTTATTTATACTTGGAGACCATTAAATCGCCTAAATAATCAGGGAGTTGATAACTGCCACTGTTAA